The genomic DNA GATAAAAGATCTCTTCTTCCAGTTGCGCGTGAATTTCGAGTGCTGTGCATACCGAGCCCACGATTGCGCGTTTGCGCCACCACGGGCTCGACAGGCGATAGCGGTGAAAAGCGCACAGCACGTGCGTATGGTCCATCCGGATCATCGATGTGATCGTCGGGGAGGCTGAACTGAGATCGGTCATGGCTTTCTCTTGCGGTCTTGTGGGCGGCCTGCGTGGCATTTCAGATGCGACGGCCTCCTAACGCCCGAGCATTTCGCGTTCCCACTTCAGCTCGAACCGTACCCGTACGTATCGCGTTCACGGCTTCAATACAACCTTGATGCAACCGTCTTCCGATGCGTGCGCCGCTGTCACGACTTCGCGCTCGGCTCCGACATGCCGAGTTCCGCACCGGTTTGCGGGTCGGACGATGGATCTGACGCGAGGCGCTGCTGCATCGCCTTGAGTGCGGCCTGCTGTTTCTTCTCGAGCTTGACGGCAGCGAGGCCGTCGCCGCCGTCGACCGCGGGCTCCGGCTCACCGATGAACTCGAGGCCGCTGCCTTCGTTCCACGGACCCATTTGCGGTGGCTCACCCTGCGACATCTTCAGATACGCGTTGGCAAATTGCGGCACCGGCGGCATCTTGCCCGGCGGGAAGTTGCCGACGATCGAATACAGCGCCTTTTCGAACGACTTCTGATGCGAGACCTCGCGTGTCATCAGGAAGCCGAGCGCTTCGCGAATGCCCGCATCGTCGGTCACGTTGATGAGGCGCTCATAGATGATCTTCGCGCGCGCTTCCGCAGCGATATTCGAGCGCAAGTCGGCCGTGGGCTCGCCGATCGTATCGATATACGCGGCAGTCCAGGGCACACCTGCCGAGTTGGTCAGCGGTGTACCGGCGCCGTACAGCACCTGCGTGACGTGGCTATCGTTGCCGGCGCCATTGAGCTTGCGATACATCTCGGCCTGCGCGTCGACGGCTTCCGCGAGTTCGCCCTTCGCGCCGCGATTGAGCATCGCGACAATCGATCCGATGATTTCGAGGTGGCTCAGTTCTTCGGTCGCGATGTCGTACAGCATATCCTTGCGACCCGGATCTTCCTCGGTGACGGCCTGCGTGAAATAGCGCATGGCGGCGGCGAGCTCGCCTTGCGGACCGCCGAACTGTTCGAGCAGAAGATTTGCGAGTCCGGGATCGGCCTGGGCGACGCGAACCGTGTATTGCAGACGTTTGTTGTGCATGAACATGGAGACGCTCCTTGACGAATGATCCAAGAATGATTGCCGGGAGGTGGCGCGTTGGCTGCCGCATCACACGTTCCTGACGCAGGGCGGGGCAAGCTATATTTCCGGAGCGACGATCGCGGTCACGGGTGGGGCGCCGATGCTCTGAGCTGGCGCGCATCGCACCAATGGCGGATAAGCGTTCGTATCCAGTGGACTCTGCGCTCGCGGCAACAGGGCGGCGGACAACGTTTGTTTATCGGCGCTGCTGCCTGGTTATCTTGAGCGTTTCCTCAGGCCGATAGCTGCTTACAGCGAGCGCACCCTCCGCGCATCCCCGCTTCGTGAGGTCTTGAATCAGAAAAGCGCGGAATTGATCCAACGCGTCCGACCCGCGATTTTCGATAAACCCATCCAGTACTTCAGCGACGGCCGCATCAGTGCTTTTTGATGATGTTGTACTGGAGATGTGCGACGCGCCTCGCGCAAGTTCAACCTTGAATGCAAGCCTCAACAGTATTTCCGGACAGGTCCGGGCTGACTTAGGCATTTCGACCTCGCAATCTTTAACGGCATCGGTTGTATTAGCGCAACACTGCGTTCGGCAATTTACCCGACGGTCGCGACGGTGCTTATCGTATTCCGCAGCGAGACCGATTTGGGCTGCACCGGGCGTCCGGAAGTCATGGTTTATGCGCGGCCCCGGAGCAAGCGGCGATTGAGCATCTGACACACCCAAATCGGGTCACGAGTCTATCGGCGTGGAGAACCGTGAAAGCTGTAATTCAAAGGTTTGAGAATTGCGTGCATGACCGTTGCCGGGAGTAACCGGAGGCAACGAAAGTCCTGCGCAGAGCCGGTGCAACGAGAAAATGACTTACTCGTGGCGAGTTATAGTTTCATACGTGTCGTAAAGGCCAATGCTCACTTTATCGGGCTATTCCAGCGAGGCATTTTTCCATGGACAGGCGTGATGCATTCGACGTGTCGCTGCGCGAACTCAACCGCGCCTTCGACG from Paraburkholderia edwinii includes the following:
- a CDS encoding manganese catalase family protein yields the protein MFMHNKRLQYTVRVAQADPGLANLLLEQFGGPQGELAAAMRYFTQAVTEEDPGRKDMLYDIATEELSHLEIIGSIVAMLNRGAKGELAEAVDAQAEMYRKLNGAGNDSHVTQVLYGAGTPLTNSAGVPWTAAYIDTIGEPTADLRSNIAAEARAKIIYERLINVTDDAGIREALGFLMTREVSHQKSFEKALYSIVGNFPPGKMPPVPQFANAYLKMSQGEPPQMGPWNEGSGLEFIGEPEPAVDGGDGLAAVKLEKKQQAALKAMQQRLASDPSSDPQTGAELGMSEPSAKS